In Quercus robur chromosome 11, dhQueRobu3.1, whole genome shotgun sequence, the following proteins share a genomic window:
- the LOC126704866 gene encoding glutathione S-transferase T2-like: MKVIEDAKTMYQINCKNAFQLEHCWRILRNEAKWLILRDSLKARTRQPAIRPATQSCHTFASSINVDEDNDEMNSGETLERPIGKKAEKEKLKKRKNCDNVVPTLSSQLDEIKEEKRRMHEEKKESMRIALEVRREAMCIASEERRKLIRIKEKKNEVEKRKMEDELMMKDTKTMNPEQKEYIRLRRLEILERLRSKYTS, from the exons ATGAAAGTG aTTGAAGATGCAAAAACTATGTATCAAATTAATTGCAAAAATGCATTTCAATTGGAACATTGTTGGAGAATTTTGAGGAATGAAGCTAAGTGGTTGATTCTAAGAGATAGTTTGAAGGCCCGCACAAGACAACCAGCCATACGACCAGCCACACAATCTTGTCATACCTTTGCAAGCTCAATAAATGTAGATGAAGATAATGATGAGATGAACTCCGGCGAAACCTTGGAGAGACCCATAGGCAAGAAGGctgaaaaagagaaattaaagaaaagaaagaattgtgATAACGTGGTCCCAACACTTTCCTCCCAATTGGACGAAATcaaggaagaaaagagaagaatgcatgaggagaaaaaggaaagtATGCGCATTGCATTAGAAGTACGAAGAGAGGCAATGTGCATTGCATCCGAAGAACGAAGAAAGTTGATTCGTatcaaggaaaagaagaatgaagtagaaaagaggaaaatggaAGATGAACTTATGATGAAAGATACAAAAACCATGAATCCTGAGCAAAAAGAATATATTCGTCTACGTCGTTTGGAAATCTTGGAGAGGTTAAGGTCTAAATATACATCATAA